One segment of Hippopotamus amphibius kiboko isolate mHipAmp2 chromosome 2, mHipAmp2.hap2, whole genome shotgun sequence DNA contains the following:
- the LOC130844538 gene encoding myeloid-associated differentiation marker-like: MGYFLRLLQLLSTCVAFSLVASVGTWRGPMGNWSMFVWCFCFIVTLLILVVELCGLQSHLHLSWDSFLITCACYATLFCLSASIVFGTTYIQFLPQSPFWDRVITATAFSCIASVAYATEVAWTCALTGEFSCYMFTLPGPLKRLEIFVACVIFAFISSPYLYLHQPALLWCVAVYSICFLLAAVAIVLNWCNWDNRLPIPFPIFHLGLSLLSVLLYASAVVLWPLYQFVEKFVVQPQRSSDVSCRDKLTSYVCVWDQRLAVAILTAINLLIYVVDLVDVVHQFFLSDSEALHRVSPFPLSPEDSVLISDAL, from the coding sequence ATGGGCTACTTCCTCCGCCTGCTGCAGCTGCTCTCCACCTGCGTGGCCTTCTCCCTGGTGGCCAGCGTGGGCACCTGGAGGGGGCCCATGGGTAACTGGTCCATGTTTGTCTGGTGCTTCTGCTTCATCGTGACCCTCCTCATCCTCGTAGTTGAGTTGTGTGGGCTCCAGTCCCACCTCCACCTCTCCTGGGACAGCTTTCTCATCACCTGTGCCTGCTATGCCACCCTCTTCTGCCTCTCGGCCTCCATTGTCTTTGGCACCACCTACATCCAGTTCTTGCCTCAGAGCCCATTTTGGGACCGCGTCATCACTGCCACTGCCTTCTCCTGCATCGCTTCTGTGGCTTATGCCACTGAAGTGGCCTGGACCTGTGCCCTGACTGGTGAGTTTTCCTGCTATATGTTCACCTTACCAGGTCCGCTCAAGAGGCTGGAGATCTTCGTGGCCTGTGTCATCTTTGCCTTCATCAGCAGCCCCTATCTGTACCTGCACCAGCCGGCCCTACTGTGGTGCGTGGCCGTGTACTCCATCTGCTTCCTCCTGGCAGCCGTGGCCATCGTGCTGAACTGGTGCAACTGGGACAACAGGCTGCCCATCCCCTTCCCCATTTTCCATTTGGGGCTGAGTCTGCTCTCTGTCCTCCTCTACGCCTCTGCTGTGGTCCTCTGGCCACTCTACCAGTTCGTCGAGAAGTTCGTTGTGCAGCCCCAGCGATCCAGCGATGTGAGTTGCCGTGATAAACTCACCTCCTATGTGTGTGTCTGGGACCAACGACTGGCTGTGGCCATCTTGACAGCCATCAACCTGCTGATTTATGTGGTTGACCTAGTGGACGTGGTCCACCAGTTTTTTTTATCAGATTCTGAGGCTCTGCACAGGGTCTCCCCATTCCCTCTGTCGCCAGAGGATTCTGTGCTGATTTCTGATGCCCTCTGA